The Salminus brasiliensis chromosome 3, fSalBra1.hap2, whole genome shotgun sequence genome contains a region encoding:
- the anp32e gene encoding acidic leucine-rich nuclear phosphoprotein 32 family member E isoform X1: protein MEMKKRISLELRNKTPAEVAELVVDNCRSSDGEIEGLTDEFKELEFLSMVNVGLTSLAMLPSLPKLRKLELSDNNISGSLEILSEKCPNLTYLNLSGNKIKELSTVEALQNLKNLKSLDLFNCEITTLEEYRESIFELLPQITYLDGFDAEDNEAPDSEADDDDDDEDGEEGAGPVGDYDDEDDDEEGSEGGEVGLSYLMKDEIQDEEDDDDYVEEEEEEGEEEEAEVRGEKRKRDAEDEGEDDDEDDD, encoded by the exons ATGGAGATGAAGAAGAGGATCAGTTTAGAGCTGAGGAACAAAACTCCTGCGGAG GTCGCAGAGCTGGTGGTGGATAACTGCCGCTCCAGTGATGGAGAGATTGAGGGCCTCACAGATGAGTTCAAGGAGCTGGAGTTCCTCAGTATGGTCAACGTGGGGCTCACCTCTTTGGCCATGCTGCCGTCTCTGCCCAAACTGAGGAAG TTGGAGCTGAGTGACAATAACATTTCTGGCTCTTTGGAGATCCTCTCAGAGAAATGCCCCAATCTTACATACCTAAACCTGAGTGGCAACAAGATTAAAGAACTCAGCACTGTGGAAGCTCTG CAAAACCTAAAGAATCTGAAGAGCCTGGACCTCTTCAACTGTGAGATCACCACACTTGAGGAGTACAGGGAGAGCATTTTTGAGCTGTTGCCTCAAATCACATACCTGGATGGCTTCGATGCAGAGGACAACGAGGCTCCAGACTCAGAAGCAGATGATGACG ATGATGACGAGGACGGTGAGGAGGGAGCTGGGCCTGTtggtgattatgatgatgaggatgatgatgaagaaggaTCAGAGGGTGGAGAGGTTGGACTGTCCTACTTGATGAAAGATGAAATTCAG gatgaggaggatgatgatgactatgtagaagaagaggaggaggaaggtgaGG AAGAGGAGGCAGAAGTTCGGGGGGAGAAACGGAAGAGGGATGCGGAAGATGAAGgcgaagatgatgatgaagatgacgaCTAa
- the anp32e gene encoding acidic leucine-rich nuclear phosphoprotein 32 family member E isoform X2: MEMKKRISLELRNKTPAEVAELVVDNCRSSDGEIEGLTDEFKELEFLSMVNVGLTSLAMLPSLPKLRKLELSDNNISGSLEILSEKCPNLTYLNLSGNKIKELSTVEALQNLKNLKSLDLFNCEITTLEEYRESIFELLPQITYLDGFDAEDNEAPDSEADDDDDDEDGEEGAGPVGDYDDEDDDEEGSEGGEVGLSYLMKDEIQDEEDDDDYVEEEEEEEEEAEVRGEKRKRDAEDEGEDDDEDDD; the protein is encoded by the exons ATGGAGATGAAGAAGAGGATCAGTTTAGAGCTGAGGAACAAAACTCCTGCGGAG GTCGCAGAGCTGGTGGTGGATAACTGCCGCTCCAGTGATGGAGAGATTGAGGGCCTCACAGATGAGTTCAAGGAGCTGGAGTTCCTCAGTATGGTCAACGTGGGGCTCACCTCTTTGGCCATGCTGCCGTCTCTGCCCAAACTGAGGAAG TTGGAGCTGAGTGACAATAACATTTCTGGCTCTTTGGAGATCCTCTCAGAGAAATGCCCCAATCTTACATACCTAAACCTGAGTGGCAACAAGATTAAAGAACTCAGCACTGTGGAAGCTCTG CAAAACCTAAAGAATCTGAAGAGCCTGGACCTCTTCAACTGTGAGATCACCACACTTGAGGAGTACAGGGAGAGCATTTTTGAGCTGTTGCCTCAAATCACATACCTGGATGGCTTCGATGCAGAGGACAACGAGGCTCCAGACTCAGAAGCAGATGATGACG ATGATGACGAGGACGGTGAGGAGGGAGCTGGGCCTGTtggtgattatgatgatgaggatgatgatgaagaaggaTCAGAGGGTGGAGAGGTTGGACTGTCCTACTTGATGAAAGATGAAATTCAG gatgaggaggatgatgatgactatgtagaagaagaggaggaggaag AAGAGGAGGCAGAAGTTCGGGGGGAGAAACGGAAGAGGGATGCGGAAGATGAAGgcgaagatgatgatgaagatgacgaCTAa
- the anp32e gene encoding acidic leucine-rich nuclear phosphoprotein 32 family member E isoform X3 yields the protein MVNVGLTSLAMLPSLPKLRKLELSDNNISGSLEILSEKCPNLTYLNLSGNKIKELSTVEALQNLKNLKSLDLFNCEITTLEEYRESIFELLPQITYLDGFDAEDNEAPDSEADDDDDDEDGEEGAGPVGDYDDEDDDEEGSEGGEVGLSYLMKDEIQDEEDDDDYVEEEEEEGEEEEAEVRGEKRKRDAEDEGEDDDEDDD from the exons ATGGTCAACGTGGGGCTCACCTCTTTGGCCATGCTGCCGTCTCTGCCCAAACTGAGGAAG TTGGAGCTGAGTGACAATAACATTTCTGGCTCTTTGGAGATCCTCTCAGAGAAATGCCCCAATCTTACATACCTAAACCTGAGTGGCAACAAGATTAAAGAACTCAGCACTGTGGAAGCTCTG CAAAACCTAAAGAATCTGAAGAGCCTGGACCTCTTCAACTGTGAGATCACCACACTTGAGGAGTACAGGGAGAGCATTTTTGAGCTGTTGCCTCAAATCACATACCTGGATGGCTTCGATGCAGAGGACAACGAGGCTCCAGACTCAGAAGCAGATGATGACG ATGATGACGAGGACGGTGAGGAGGGAGCTGGGCCTGTtggtgattatgatgatgaggatgatgatgaagaaggaTCAGAGGGTGGAGAGGTTGGACTGTCCTACTTGATGAAAGATGAAATTCAG gatgaggaggatgatgatgactatgtagaagaagaggaggaggaaggtgaGG AAGAGGAGGCAGAAGTTCGGGGGGAGAAACGGAAGAGGGATGCGGAAGATGAAGgcgaagatgatgatgaagatgacgaCTAa